In a single window of the Thermotoga sp. KOL6 genome:
- a CDS encoding FadR/GntR family transcriptional regulator, producing the protein MSKVHETVEKIEKLIEEMNLKKGDRLPSERELCERTGASRIIVREALSFLKASGIIKSRRGSGNYIVRLPREKNSRSENFELFLEYDIDELVNAREFLDKAIAEFCLHNFTLQMIEDMERFLSMMKENYKRKNFQSLTEADIMFHKVYIKAARNPIISSLAGNLLEYMKSRIWYVLKKDYLADSEYQKRSIKFHEDILNAIVSNNKTHLLKAIENHYKNILDHLSL; encoded by the coding sequence GTGTCAAAGGTTCATGAAACAGTGGAAAAAATCGAAAAATTGATAGAAGAAATGAATCTGAAGAAGGGTGATAGACTTCCTTCGGAAAGAGAGTTGTGTGAACGAACGGGTGCTTCACGAATAATCGTAAGAGAAGCTCTGAGCTTTCTGAAAGCTTCAGGAATCATCAAAAGTAGAAGAGGGAGCGGAAATTACATTGTAAGACTTCCCAGGGAAAAAAACAGTAGATCAGAAAATTTTGAGCTTTTTTTAGAGTATGATATAGATGAATTGGTGAACGCTCGTGAGTTTTTGGACAAAGCAATTGCGGAATTTTGTCTTCACAATTTTACTCTTCAAATGATAGAGGATATGGAGCGGTTTCTTTCCATGATGAAGGAAAACTACAAGCGAAAGAATTTCCAATCTTTGACAGAGGCAGATATAATGTTTCACAAAGTGTACATAAAAGCAGCGCGGAATCCCATCATTTCATCTTTAGCGGGTAATTTGTTGGAATACATGAAAAGCCGTATCTGGTATGTTCTGAAAAAGGATTATCTGGCAGATTCGGAATATCAGAAAAGATCCATAAAGTTTCATGAGGATATACTCAATGCAATAGTCTCAAATAACAAAACGCATCTTCTAAAGGCTATAGAAAATCATTACAAAAACATCCTCGATCATCTAAGCCTTTGA
- a CDS encoding ABC transporter ATP-binding protein: MPGIRVVNLRKYFGKVRAVDGVSFEVKDGEFVALLGPSGCGKTTTLLTLAGIYKPTSGEIYFDDVLVNEIPPKHREVGMVFQNYALYPHMTVFENIAFPLRARRFPKEEIEKKVVEIAKKLLIDNLLDRKPAQLSGGQQQRVALARALVKEPKVLLFDEPLSNLDANLRMLMRAEIKHLQQELGITSVYVTHDQAEAMTMASRIAVFNQGKLVQYGTPDEVYEKPKNMFVASFIGNPPTNFLKGFSVVVAENQTILRRDNVVLKIPQVVRTDLKEVVVGIRPEHCKISYKREENAIPGNVYVVEPLGRDIIVNVQTEHGELIKVFGELGKIPQPGEKVFLVPSVEKLHLFDPQTEETIF; the protein is encoded by the coding sequence ATGCCTGGTATCAGAGTAGTCAATCTGAGGAAGTATTTTGGAAAGGTGAGAGCGGTAGATGGTGTTAGCTTCGAAGTGAAGGATGGGGAATTCGTAGCGCTTCTTGGACCGTCTGGGTGCGGCAAGACAACTACTCTTTTAACTTTGGCCGGGATATATAAACCCACTTCGGGGGAGATATACTTTGACGACGTTCTTGTCAACGAAATACCTCCAAAACACAGAGAAGTTGGGATGGTCTTTCAAAACTATGCCCTGTATCCTCATATGACCGTTTTTGAGAACATCGCGTTTCCTTTGCGAGCTAGGAGATTTCCTAAAGAAGAAATAGAAAAGAAAGTTGTTGAGATAGCGAAAAAACTCCTCATAGATAACTTGCTAGATAGAAAACCTGCGCAGCTTTCAGGGGGTCAGCAACAAAGGGTAGCACTCGCAAGAGCCCTTGTGAAAGAGCCGAAAGTTCTGCTTTTCGACGAACCTTTGTCGAATTTGGATGCAAACTTAAGAATGCTCATGAGAGCAGAGATAAAACATTTGCAGCAGGAGCTTGGTATCACATCGGTTTATGTGACACATGACCAGGCTGAAGCTATGACGATGGCGTCGAGAATAGCGGTTTTCAATCAGGGAAAACTTGTTCAATATGGAACACCGGACGAGGTATATGAAAAACCGAAAAACATGTTTGTTGCCTCCTTCATAGGAAATCCCCCTACAAATTTTTTGAAAGGTTTTTCTGTTGTCGTGGCAGAAAACCAGACTATTTTGAGAAGAGACAACGTAGTTTTAAAAATACCACAAGTTGTACGTACCGATTTAAAGGAAGTGGTAGTGGGAATCAGGCCTGAACATTGTAAGATATCTTACAAGCGTGAAGAAAACGCTATTCCGGGAAATGTATACGTTGTAGAACCTTTAGGAAGAGATATAATAGTGAATGTGCAAACAGAGCACGGAGAGTTGATAAAGGTTTTTGGCGAGCTCGGTAAAATACCGCAGCCAGGGGAGAAGGTGTTCCTCGTTCCGTCCGTAGAAAAGCTACATTTGTTCGATCCACAAACTGAGGAGACGATCTTCTAA
- a CDS encoding carbohydrate ABC transporter permease yields MKKLKAWFLLSPLLFFVIVFFFIPVVLTVVIAFTDMDYTLSWNFVGFQNFKDISTDFIIPKVIANTFIYTFGTLGMFNLGTALLLSLLTTSISDKWGNFFRTLWMLPRLTPSVVYGLLWLWMFDPTEYGLVNFLRSFFGLPPQDWLHTAPMWMIIFANGFIGASMGMLVFTAAIKSIPEDYYRAAKIDGASWFMIARRITLPLIKWHLLFVTAYQTLSLLASFEYILIITDGGPVYRTEVWALYTYHNAFSHFRFGYGAALSIILVIIGVISAFVYMRFFGFESLMERPKVEVE; encoded by the coding sequence CCTTCTTTCGCCTCTCTTATTTTTTGTGATAGTGTTCTTTTTCATACCGGTGGTACTCACTGTAGTGATAGCATTCACAGATATGGATTACACGCTTTCGTGGAATTTTGTGGGTTTTCAGAATTTTAAGGACATTTCCACTGATTTCATCATACCCAAAGTAATCGCAAACACTTTCATTTATACTTTTGGTACCCTAGGGATGTTTAATCTGGGAACTGCCCTTTTGCTTTCCCTTCTCACCACTTCCATAAGCGATAAATGGGGGAATTTTTTCAGAACTCTTTGGATGTTACCAAGACTCACACCATCTGTTGTTTACGGTCTTCTCTGGCTTTGGATGTTCGATCCTACTGAATACGGACTTGTAAATTTCCTGAGGAGCTTTTTCGGATTGCCACCACAGGATTGGCTCCACACCGCTCCAATGTGGATGATCATTTTCGCAAATGGGTTCATCGGAGCATCTATGGGTATGCTTGTTTTCACTGCTGCAATAAAATCCATTCCAGAAGACTACTACCGAGCTGCGAAAATCGATGGTGCAAGTTGGTTCATGATTGCACGCCGAATTACTCTTCCGTTGATAAAATGGCATCTGCTTTTCGTAACTGCTTACCAAACCCTTTCACTCCTGGCTTCTTTTGAATACATTCTCATCATAACCGATGGGGGACCGGTTTACAGAACAGAAGTTTGGGCACTTTATACCTATCACAATGCTTTCTCCCATTTTAGATTCGGTTACGGTGCTGCTCTTTCCATAATACTGGTCATTATTGGTGTGATCTCGGCATTTGTTTACATGAGATTCTTTGGTTTCGAGTCTTTGATGGAAAGACCGAAGGTCGAGGTGGAATAA
- the larA gene encoding nickel-dependent lactate racemase: MEIVLPYGKSEIILTFPKNLKIELLERQRGNFPRMDEKEVKEELEKAFKELHVSGKTVAVAIPDQTRPNISKDLLPPLVNILSRKKAKEIRICVGTGLHRSPSKEEITELIPIKSREIKILVHNADKRETLTFVGKTSFNTPVWIMKYFVESDLKIVLSLVEEHQFAGFSGGAKGVAIGLGGRETVSKNHSKLASPFAKIGVIKGNPVREEIDEIGNMVGLDLLINAVTNERKEIIKLFIGSHPESHRKACHFVKDISGMPIKKLYSAVIVSPGGYPRDIDLYQSQKALVVAQEFCKSGGKILLLAECSNGFGDEGGYVQILEKASSPEDVIKNFDFSNFKAGPHKAFLLARTLTKCKVFILSSLPGEKLRKMFFHPLENTREVLKIVSSEKEIAVIPNASQIIPYKIYKLGG; the protein is encoded by the coding sequence ATGGAAATAGTGCTTCCTTACGGCAAAAGTGAGATTATTTTAACATTTCCGAAAAATTTAAAAATCGAACTTTTAGAGAGACAGCGGGGGAATTTCCCCCGCATGGATGAGAAAGAAGTTAAAGAAGAACTCGAGAAAGCCTTCAAGGAACTTCATGTTTCTGGGAAAACAGTAGCAGTTGCTATTCCTGATCAGACACGACCTAACATATCAAAAGACTTACTTCCACCTTTAGTGAACATTCTATCGAGAAAAAAAGCAAAGGAAATACGCATATGTGTGGGGACAGGACTTCATAGAAGCCCATCAAAAGAAGAAATAACTGAACTTATTCCAATTAAAAGTCGCGAGATAAAAATTCTTGTACACAACGCGGATAAGAGAGAGACGTTAACCTTTGTGGGGAAAACTTCTTTCAATACGCCTGTATGGATCATGAAATATTTCGTGGAATCCGATCTTAAAATCGTCCTCTCTCTCGTGGAAGAGCACCAATTCGCGGGTTTTTCAGGTGGTGCGAAAGGAGTGGCAATAGGGTTAGGTGGAAGGGAAACCGTGAGCAAGAATCATTCCAAACTCGCTTCCCCTTTTGCAAAAATAGGAGTTATCAAAGGAAATCCAGTGAGAGAGGAAATAGATGAAATAGGAAACATGGTAGGTTTGGATCTTCTGATAAACGCCGTCACGAATGAGAGGAAAGAAATAATAAAACTGTTTATTGGAAGCCATCCAGAATCTCATCGGAAAGCATGCCATTTTGTAAAAGATATTAGTGGGATGCCTATAAAGAAGCTCTACAGTGCGGTAATAGTGTCCCCAGGAGGATATCCCAGAGACATAGATCTTTATCAATCCCAGAAAGCTTTAGTTGTTGCCCAAGAATTTTGCAAGTCGGGAGGGAAAATATTACTTTTAGCGGAATGTTCGAACGGGTTTGGTGACGAAGGAGGATACGTTCAAATCCTCGAAAAAGCCTCTTCCCCAGAGGATGTTATAAAGAATTTTGATTTTTCAAATTTTAAGGCAGGGCCTCATAAAGCATTTTTATTGGCTCGCACTCTTACTAAATGTAAAGTATTCATACTTTCATCTTTACCCGGAGAAAAACTAAGAAAAATGTTTTTTCATCCTTTAGAAAACACACGTGAGGTTCTCAAAATTGTCTCTTCTGAAAAAGAAATCGCTGTTATCCCAAACGCGTCCCAAATTATTCCGTACAAAATCTACAAACTGGGAGGGTGA
- a CDS encoding fucose isomerase produces MINLLLVPAVRSTYEVSEGRSIFEEELNILRKYKEVNWIIPPDVVEYPENLEAFLNRSKKIDIDGMVIMSLTFHLGNIALLLSQEFPKTPMLCWAVPEPPYSSEGRVKLNSLVGAHLDVSNLKKIGRKDVDFIYGSSKDKSFHREFKEWIDVIKISKKLKGSKIGVLGGHAKTFLNIDIYEPLLLKELNVMVEYIPLNTAFNIRADDESLKTLKREMEKIYDTSKLSEDKKNKVCNLAISLKRIIETGNFDALAIRCWPEFATHYGISPCAAMAWNMANDFVLSCEGDILGAITMLMLKAIGCQDVYLSDISQIIEKDSTFLMWHCGVAPHTLWDGKSRKSLETYFAGGKGVTTDFVLKPGHVTIARVDHMDGEWRLFVTEGEAIPTKQELKGTYVRVKVKDPVKTLKVLVENGFPHHVVLGYGSFANPLIRFAKMKGWKVFRNGDIQSL; encoded by the coding sequence ATGATCAATCTTCTACTTGTTCCAGCCGTGAGAAGTACATATGAGGTGTCTGAAGGAAGGAGCATATTTGAAGAAGAATTAAATATCCTAAGAAAATACAAAGAGGTCAATTGGATCATACCACCGGATGTTGTAGAGTACCCAGAAAATTTAGAAGCGTTTTTAAATCGTTCGAAGAAGATAGACATAGACGGTATGGTAATCATGAGCTTAACCTTTCATCTTGGTAACATTGCTCTTCTTCTTTCGCAAGAATTTCCAAAAACTCCAATGCTTTGTTGGGCAGTCCCTGAGCCCCCTTATTCTTCAGAAGGGAGGGTAAAACTCAACTCTTTAGTAGGAGCGCATCTTGACGTATCTAATTTGAAAAAAATTGGAAGAAAGGATGTTGATTTCATTTACGGTTCATCAAAAGACAAATCTTTTCACCGAGAGTTCAAAGAATGGATTGATGTCATAAAAATCAGCAAAAAACTGAAAGGATCGAAAATAGGAGTTCTAGGGGGGCATGCAAAAACTTTCTTGAACATTGACATTTACGAACCCCTTCTTTTAAAAGAGTTGAATGTGATGGTAGAATACATTCCCTTGAACACTGCCTTTAATATAAGAGCGGATGATGAATCTTTAAAAACTCTGAAGCGTGAAATGGAAAAGATTTACGATACGAGTAAGCTTTCTGAAGACAAAAAAAATAAAGTATGCAATTTGGCTATTTCCTTGAAAAGAATCATAGAAACAGGAAACTTTGATGCTTTAGCTATTAGATGTTGGCCAGAGTTTGCTACCCATTACGGGATATCACCTTGTGCTGCTATGGCATGGAATATGGCAAATGACTTCGTTTTAAGCTGCGAAGGTGATATACTAGGAGCTATTACTATGTTGATGCTCAAAGCAATTGGATGTCAGGATGTTTACCTTTCAGATATTAGTCAGATCATCGAAAAGGATTCAACTTTTCTAATGTGGCATTGTGGAGTAGCGCCGCATACACTTTGGGATGGCAAATCAAGAAAATCTTTGGAAACCTATTTTGCAGGCGGAAAAGGTGTAACCACGGATTTTGTCCTTAAGCCAGGACATGTTACCATTGCTCGAGTAGATCATATGGATGGGGAATGGAGACTTTTTGTAACTGAAGGCGAAGCCATTCCCACTAAGCAAGAGTTAAAAGGAACATACGTGAGAGTCAAGGTAAAAGACCCTGTGAAAACCTTAAAAGTTCTCGTGGAAAATGGGTTCCCGCATCATGTCGTTTTAGGATACGGATCTTTTGCAAATCCACTGATAAGATTTGCGAAAATGAAAGGATGGAAGGTGTTTAGAAATGGTGATATTCAATCCCTCTAA
- a CDS encoding carbohydrate ABC transporter permease: MRLSFWQRNSEKIRTIVIIFILFLITSPILIGYVWLVLRSFSEDLVNGFIPTKLTLKNWRFLWQEIKGYPNIWHTTLNTALLALGVMGVEVIITSLGGYALSRYDFPGRSTMMKFILALHAFPAISLMTAVFYLLWTLKLLDTLWGVILLKASLEVPWGTWIMKGFYDGIPWELEWAGLVDGYSRFEVWRRILLPLVKPGIAVTAIFAFLSGWSEFVFVNTFIFSQNLWTLSKYVKGFIGDYRFADYGLVTAVGLFYMIPTIIFFFFVSKHMIKLTIGGGVKG; this comes from the coding sequence ATGAGGCTCTCCTTCTGGCAAAGAAATTCGGAGAAAATAAGAACAATAGTGATAATATTCATTCTCTTCTTGATCACTTCTCCAATTCTAATTGGATACGTCTGGCTCGTCCTTAGATCTTTCAGTGAAGACCTTGTTAACGGATTCATTCCCACTAAGCTTACTTTAAAAAATTGGAGATTTCTTTGGCAAGAAATAAAGGGATATCCGAATATTTGGCATACCACCCTGAACACAGCATTACTTGCACTTGGTGTTATGGGAGTTGAAGTTATAATTACGAGTTTAGGAGGATATGCCCTTTCAAGATACGATTTTCCAGGGAGATCCACTATGATGAAATTCATCCTAGCCTTACACGCATTTCCTGCCATTTCGCTCATGACAGCAGTTTTCTATCTGCTTTGGACACTCAAACTTTTAGATACCCTGTGGGGAGTTATTCTTCTCAAGGCTTCTTTGGAAGTTCCGTGGGGAACTTGGATTATGAAAGGATTTTACGATGGTATACCCTGGGAACTCGAGTGGGCAGGCCTTGTTGACGGATACAGCAGATTCGAAGTATGGAGAAGGATCCTATTGCCCCTTGTGAAACCAGGAATTGCAGTTACCGCTATCTTTGCTTTCCTATCAGGGTGGTCTGAATTTGTCTTCGTGAACACATTCATCTTTTCTCAGAATTTGTGGACACTTTCGAAGTATGTGAAGGGATTTATAGGAGATTACAGATTCGCGGACTATGGACTCGTTACAGCCGTTGGGTTGTTCTACATGATACCAACCATCATTTTCTTCTTCTTTGTCAGCAAGCATATGATAAAGTTGACGATTGGTGGGGGAGTGAAAGGATAA
- a CDS encoding aldehyde dehydrogenase family protein, whose protein sequence is MKMLVAGKWIDRDEQIEVLNPYDGSVVGTVPIATEEDIEEAISKAVEGAKVMKKTPIWKRVEVLEKAAELIEKRSEEMSVLLVKESGKTIREARAEVLRTAGLFRLSAEEAKRIHGETLPFDSLKGSEKKKGYFIREPVGIVAAIVPFNVPLALCAHKIGPAIAAGNAVIIKPPTQDPLTNLILGEILLEAGLPPEALSILTGPGGKVGTAIVRDRRIRMVSFTGSVSVGKMIMQNAGLKKVALELGSNSPLIVTETGNLEKAVKATVSGGFSQAGQVCISVQRVYVQRTIYEDFVDLLIKEVSKLKTGDPMKEETDMGPVIDEANAIRIEEWIREAVEKGAKIGIGGNRKDTLIQPTVLLHVPKDTKMMTEELFGPAVAVNAFESFDEALKEANSTKYGLQAGVFTSKIDEAFRAIETLEFGGVLINEGPRYRADFMPYGGYKESGIGREGIRFALEEMMEIKTIIFDQG, encoded by the coding sequence ATGAAGATGCTTGTTGCTGGGAAATGGATAGATAGAGATGAGCAAATAGAGGTTTTAAATCCTTATGATGGAAGCGTGGTTGGTACAGTTCCCATAGCCACAGAAGAGGATATAGAAGAGGCCATTAGTAAAGCCGTCGAAGGGGCAAAAGTGATGAAAAAAACTCCGATTTGGAAACGAGTTGAGGTATTGGAAAAAGCAGCGGAACTGATCGAGAAAAGATCCGAAGAAATGTCGGTTCTTCTTGTCAAAGAATCCGGAAAAACTATAAGAGAGGCCAGAGCAGAAGTACTCAGAACTGCTGGCCTGTTCAGATTGTCAGCGGAAGAGGCAAAAAGGATTCATGGCGAGACCTTACCTTTTGATTCTCTGAAAGGTTCCGAAAAAAAGAAAGGATACTTTATAAGAGAACCTGTTGGTATAGTGGCTGCTATAGTACCTTTCAACGTTCCGTTAGCCCTTTGTGCTCACAAGATAGGTCCTGCCATAGCGGCTGGAAACGCTGTTATCATAAAACCTCCTACCCAAGATCCTCTCACGAATTTGATTCTAGGGGAGATACTACTTGAAGCAGGTCTTCCTCCTGAAGCCCTGAGTATTCTAACAGGACCGGGTGGAAAGGTGGGAACTGCCATCGTAAGAGACAGAAGGATAAGAATGGTTAGTTTTACAGGGAGTGTTTCAGTAGGAAAAATGATAATGCAAAATGCCGGCCTCAAAAAAGTTGCATTGGAGCTTGGGTCCAACAGTCCACTTATAGTAACAGAAACCGGAAACCTTGAAAAGGCAGTAAAAGCCACAGTATCTGGTGGATTTTCACAGGCTGGACAAGTTTGCATTTCTGTTCAAAGAGTCTATGTTCAGAGGACTATATACGAAGATTTTGTGGATCTACTCATAAAAGAAGTGAGCAAATTAAAGACGGGGGATCCCATGAAGGAAGAAACTGATATGGGGCCAGTAATAGATGAAGCCAACGCCATTAGAATAGAGGAATGGATAAGAGAAGCGGTAGAAAAGGGCGCCAAAATAGGAATAGGAGGGAACAGGAAAGACACCCTGATTCAACCAACAGTTCTGCTACACGTACCAAAAGATACAAAAATGATGACTGAAGAGCTCTTCGGTCCGGCAGTTGCTGTAAATGCTTTTGAGAGTTTTGACGAAGCCCTTAAAGAAGCGAATTCCACAAAATATGGCCTTCAAGCGGGAGTTTTCACCTCAAAAATCGATGAAGCGTTTAGAGCTATCGAAACACTGGAATTTGGTGGTGTTTTAATAAACGAAGGCCCGCGATATAGGGCAGATTTCATGCCATATGGTGGATACAAAGAAAGCGGAATAGGAAGAGAAGGGATCAGATTTGCGTTAGAAGAGATGATGGAAATAAAAACTATCATATTCGATCAGGGGTGA
- a CDS encoding alpha-glucosidase, with the protein MVIFNPSKNKFYIKIQDRILFSSERLWEGTGEVEIKEHHGHYLIKSVLKEKKKFEGTLRVVSEDPLEIEINGNKTSNRIIMEIELEDDEIIFGGGEQYNELNLRGKKFPLLVQEQGVGRGKNLISLLAALKGVRGDWYTTYFPQPVFFSNKGYGIVLKVFTPVMIELKDVATFEIWNNKCSVIFLEGSIEDMVRKFYEIFGGIFEYEDWMFGVWLASQGGIEKAEKVIETAKKWDIPLHAIWCQDWSGKVYTKFGRQVYWNWEYDREDYHDLPEYISKWREMGIHFLAYINPFLIKDGKMYKEAAKNGYLVKKRDGSVYDIIVTTFPAGLLDLSNPEAFEWYKSVIVRNMISIGIDGWMADFGEYLPLDALLKTSSAVEFHNKYPVEWARLNFEAVKESSRSIIYFMRSGFLGSTKFCPCFWAGDQNVDWSKSDGLPTVVPAMLSSGLSGVRFMHFDIGGYTSLFWLKRTPELFMRWAEVGAFSPVMRTHQTNRPLKNIQFDTQDDILKHFSKMANVHVSLIQYIKEQFNTSLKNNLPVVKPLFLNYPEDLESWRTKYQYLFGDDILVAPVLKHGKRWWRVFLPRGEKWVHIWSQKTFKGGWVEIPAPLGEPPVFIREDSKFSEDILTTIRKIERFYG; encoded by the coding sequence ATGGTGATATTCAATCCCTCTAAGAATAAATTTTACATTAAAATCCAGGATCGAATCCTGTTTTCCTCAGAAAGGTTATGGGAAGGTACTGGAGAGGTAGAAATTAAAGAACACCATGGACACTACCTCATAAAATCGGTTTTAAAAGAAAAGAAAAAATTTGAGGGAACCTTAAGGGTGGTTTCTGAAGACCCCTTAGAAATAGAGATCAATGGGAACAAAACAAGTAACAGAATAATAATGGAGATCGAATTGGAAGATGATGAGATCATCTTCGGAGGTGGGGAACAATACAACGAACTCAATTTGAGAGGGAAAAAATTTCCATTGCTTGTGCAAGAACAGGGAGTTGGCAGAGGAAAAAACTTAATATCCCTCCTTGCAGCACTAAAAGGAGTGAGGGGAGATTGGTACACTACATATTTTCCTCAACCAGTTTTTTTCTCCAACAAAGGATACGGAATCGTCTTGAAAGTCTTTACTCCTGTAATGATTGAATTGAAAGATGTTGCTACTTTTGAAATATGGAATAACAAGTGTAGCGTCATATTCCTCGAAGGTTCAATAGAGGATATGGTGAGAAAATTCTATGAAATTTTCGGTGGAATATTTGAGTATGAAGATTGGATGTTTGGTGTATGGTTAGCCTCCCAAGGAGGAATAGAAAAAGCTGAAAAAGTCATTGAAACAGCCAAAAAGTGGGATATCCCTCTTCATGCTATTTGGTGTCAAGATTGGTCTGGAAAAGTGTACACCAAGTTTGGAAGACAAGTGTACTGGAACTGGGAATACGACAGGGAGGATTACCACGATCTGCCGGAGTATATCTCAAAATGGAGGGAAATGGGCATCCATTTTTTGGCTTATATAAACCCGTTCTTGATAAAAGATGGGAAAATGTACAAGGAAGCTGCCAAAAACGGCTATTTAGTTAAGAAAAGAGATGGTAGTGTCTACGACATTATTGTTACAACATTCCCAGCCGGGCTTTTAGATTTAAGCAATCCGGAAGCATTCGAATGGTACAAGTCGGTAATAGTAAGGAATATGATATCGATAGGTATAGATGGTTGGATGGCCGATTTCGGGGAGTATTTACCATTAGATGCTCTTTTGAAAACCTCGTCAGCCGTTGAGTTCCATAATAAATATCCAGTAGAGTGGGCAAGGTTGAACTTTGAAGCTGTAAAAGAATCATCGAGAAGTATTATCTATTTCATGAGATCGGGATTCCTCGGATCAACCAAATTTTGCCCATGCTTTTGGGCAGGAGATCAAAACGTCGATTGGTCAAAAAGCGATGGATTACCAACCGTTGTTCCAGCTATGTTGAGTTCTGGTCTTTCTGGCGTAAGGTTCATGCATTTTGATATAGGAGGGTACACTTCTCTATTTTGGTTGAAAAGAACTCCCGAACTGTTTATGAGATGGGCCGAAGTGGGAGCTTTCTCTCCTGTCATGCGTACCCATCAAACTAATCGACCATTGAAAAATATTCAATTTGACACACAGGACGATATACTAAAACATTTCTCGAAAATGGCAAATGTACACGTGTCCCTTATTCAATATATAAAAGAACAATTCAACACTTCTCTGAAAAACAACTTACCAGTTGTGAAACCTCTGTTTTTAAACTATCCCGAGGATCTTGAGTCTTGGAGGACAAAATACCAATATCTCTTTGGAGACGACATACTAGTGGCTCCCGTTTTGAAACATGGTAAGAGATGGTGGAGAGTCTTTTTGCCACGAGGAGAAAAATGGGTACACATTTGGTCCCAAAAAACATTCAAAGGAGGATGGGTGGAGATCCCCGCTCCTCTTGGTGAACCACCTGTTTTTATAAGAGAGGATTCCAAATTTTCAGAAGATATTCTGACTACCATAAGAAAGATAGAAAGATTTTATGGATAG
- a CDS encoding TIM barrel protein, which yields MIKGIGTNVDTRRVNGSIKRLVSELEFFKSIGFDYVEIPAAGLDVIARGRIIRKRLERVKELLSNYNFRYTVHAPDVINLKIKTNPWHYKVMEATIEFAGEIKAEVVVYHYGDVDHSIDIPERLQRKAEINALGELAEFAREKNVVIGIENVTHSVSEVLELVKTVNHPNVKLVIDVGHLFIFTSYTGINFYGELKKGLPHAVELHLSDNFGESPQTYQKIPDIEAFRFVYGIGDLHLPIGEGDIPYNKVLKIIRESGFDGIVILEINSMDRFADEYADSLNLLRKRLILNSNRKRKNRSR from the coding sequence ATGATCAAAGGAATAGGAACGAACGTCGATACGAGAAGGGTGAACGGATCGATAAAGAGATTGGTGAGTGAGCTTGAATTCTTCAAGAGTATTGGCTTTGATTACGTGGAGATACCGGCAGCAGGACTCGATGTCATTGCTAGAGGTCGCATCATCAGGAAAAGGTTGGAACGAGTAAAGGAACTACTTTCCAATTACAATTTTCGTTACACGGTACACGCCCCTGATGTTATCAACCTCAAGATAAAAACAAATCCCTGGCATTACAAGGTTATGGAGGCTACTATAGAGTTTGCCGGAGAGATAAAGGCAGAAGTGGTGGTATACCATTACGGTGATGTAGACCATTCCATAGACATACCTGAAAGGTTGCAGAGAAAAGCGGAAATTAACGCCCTCGGTGAACTCGCAGAATTCGCAAGAGAGAAGAACGTTGTGATAGGAATTGAAAATGTAACCCATTCCGTTTCCGAGGTGTTAGAACTTGTAAAAACAGTGAATCATCCTAACGTTAAGTTAGTCATAGATGTAGGGCATCTCTTTATCTTTACAAGTTACACAGGGATCAATTTTTATGGAGAGTTGAAAAAAGGTCTCCCACATGCTGTAGAATTGCACCTCAGTGATAATTTTGGTGAATCGCCTCAGACGTATCAAAAGATTCCGGATATAGAAGCCTTTCGTTTTGTTTATGGAATAGGGGACCTCCATCTTCCCATTGGGGAAGGCGATATCCCCTACAACAAAGTGTTGAAAATCATAAGGGAATCTGGTTTCGATGGAATCGTCATATTGGAGATAAATTCGATGGATAGATTTGCCGACGAATATGCGGATTCTTTGAATCTGCTTCGAAAGAGACTCATTTTGAATAGCAACAGAAAAAGAAAAAACAGATCAAGATAG